One Glycine max cultivar Williams 82 chromosome 4, Glycine_max_v4.0, whole genome shotgun sequence DNA segment encodes these proteins:
- the LOC100785984 gene encoding ETHYLENE INSENSITIVE 3-like 1 protein, producing the protein MDYMGDHNMTIDLLDNSVRTIEEGLNMVEEEENGQEQELTIEELETRMWRDRMLLRKLKDERKEREQGKTVEMMKKKALTRAQDIVLKNMLKMMEVCDVRGFVYGIIPEKGKPVSGASDNLRGWWKERVKFDRNGPAAMLRYDEESGLDDLLNEFSGDPASPYRLSDLPDTTLGSLLSCLMQHCDPPQRRYPLDKGVAPPWWPTGLEIWWPELGFSEDPGPPPYKKPHDLKKAWKLSVLTAVIKHISPDVTKINNIVRHSRTLQDKLTAKETSVWSAVMKREETLARRLHPHLFPPQPIIRRPNEIHGARNFLGGQSSHNPPPTLNVAAHSNNNMLLASGSARNFLGGQNNPPPAYNVSNGGARNFLGGQNSPTPPSNVGNGDGRSFLGEQNNPPPITTNVVNGISDNNSMVAVNNGNVVALGHGANKRKEVQGITIPHDAYSCHSPQCPYHESSFGFSDRNVRNNHQLTCRYNNGNKDNNNTIQVVGGGGASSSSQVGSGNPSNVNVPLGQSMNTAATVVNPNQTQNLTNGQPMNISAPVMTQNQSLTIGHPRHNAAPTVSQNQTLTVISDNSGEKGSGGLMHNMNVLQQKNSTSGAGSSSMSVVVPLGNQNLQQVQNVLQPQVVDNENFFGGGRVSLDKINFFGNNNNNMNINVHPLLEASQNMQQLQNAQPQVDKNFFGARVSVDKNNNLVGNTNNMNNIVPPLGSQNMQQVQNVQPQVDKSTFVGERVDGGASGYKLNNAEVHGDFSTSTSMDPSSYEWDANNSQSDFMDSLLEAPSQDLFWLYN; encoded by the exons ATGGACTATATGGGTGATCATAACATGACCATTGATCTCTTGGACAATTCAGTGAGAACCATTGAAGAAGGATTAAATAtggttgaagaagaagagaatggccAAGAACAAGAGTTAACGATCGAGGAACTCGAGACGAGGATGTGGAGAGACCGAATGCTGCTGAGGAAGCTTAAGGATGAGAGAAAGGAGAGAGAGCAAGGGAAAACGGTggagatgatgaagaagaaggcCTTGACTCGTGCACAAGACATTGTGCTGAAGAACATGCTGAAGATGATGGAGGTTTGTGATGTAAGGGGTTTTGTTTATGGCATCATACCTGAGAAGGGGAAGCCAGTGAGTGGAGCTTCTGATAACCTTCGTGGTTGGTGGAAGGAAAGGGTCAAGTTTGATCGTAATGGTCCTGCTGCAATGCTGAG GTATGATGAAGAAAGTGGGTTAGATGACCTGCTTAATGAATTCAGTGGAGACCCAGCATCACCGTACCGTTTGAGTGATCTCCCAGACACAACCCTAGGGTCACTCTTGTCGTGTCTGATGCAGCACTGTGATCCACCCCAGAGGAGGTACCCTTtggacaagggtgttgccccaCCCTGGTGGCCCACTGGACTTGAGATTTGGTGGCCTGAGCTGGGCTTTTCCGAGGACCCGGGCCCACCACCCTACAAGAAGCCCCATGACCTCAAGAAG GCATGGAAGTTAAGCGTGCTCACTGCAGTGATCAAGCACATCTCCCCTGACGTCACCAAGATCAACAACATCGTGCGCCACTCGAGGACTCTTCAAGACAAGCTCACTGCTAAGGAGACTTCTGTTTGGAGTGCTGTGATGAAACGTGAAGAAACCCTTGCTAGAAGATTGCACCCTCATTTGTTCCCACCCCAACCAATTATTAGAAGGCCCAATGAGATTCATGGTGCTAGGAACTTTCTTGGTGGCCAAAGTAGTCATAACCCACCGCCAACTCTCAATGTTGCTGctcatagtaataataatatgctTCTAGCAAGTGGAAGTGCTAGAAATTTCCTTGGGGGGCAAAATAACCCACCACCAGCATACAATGTTTCTAATGGTGGTGCTAGAAATTTCCTTGGGGGGCAGAATAGTCCAACACCACCAAGCAATGTTGGTAATGGTGATGGTAGAAGTTTCCTGGGGGAGCAAAATAATCCACCACCAATAACTACCAATGTTGTTAATGGTATTAGCGATAATAATAGTATGGTTGCAGTGAACAATGGCAATGTTGTGGCACTAGGTCATGGTGCTAATAAGAGAAAGGAAGTTCAAGGTATCACAATTCCTCATGACGCCTATTCCTGCCATAGCCCTCAGTGTCCTTATCATGAGAGCAGCTTTGGTTTCAGTgacaggaatgtgaggaacaatcATCAGCTGACATGCAGATACAATAATGGGAACAAAGACAACAACAACACTATACAAGTGGTTGGAGGTGGTGGAGCCTCAAGCTCTTCTCAGGTTGGAAGTGGAAACCCTAGTAATGTTAATGTGCCTCTTGGTCAATCTATGAACACTGCTGCAACAGTTGTGAATCCGAATCAGACTCAGAATCTTACTAATGGTCAACCTATGAACATTTCTGCACCAGTTATGACTCAAAATCAGTCTCTTACTATTGGTCACCCTAGGCACAATGCTGCACCAACTGTGAGTCAAAACCAGACTCTTACTGTTATCAGTGACAATTCTGGAGAAAAAGGGTCTGGTGGTTTGATGCACAACATGAATGTTCTTCAGCAGAAGAATTCCACTAGTGGTGCTGGCAGCAGCAGTATGAGTGTTGTTGTTCCTCTAGGAAACCAAAACCTGCAGCAGGTGCAAAATGTTCTTCAGCCTCAGGTGGTGGATAACGAAAATTTCTTTGGTGGTGGAAGGGTTTCTTTGGACAAGATTAATTTCTttggcaacaacaacaacaacatgaaTATTAATGTTCATCCTCTTCTAGAAGCAAGCCAAAATATGCAGCAGCTGCAAAATGCTCAGCCTCAGGTGGACAAGAATTTCTTTGGTGCAAGGGtttctgtggacaagaataaTAATCTCGTTGGCAACACCAACAACATGAACAATATTGTTCCTCCTCTAGGAAGCCAAAACATGCAGCAGGTGCAAAATGTTCAGCCCCAGGTTGATAAGAGTACTTTCGTTGGTGAAAGGGTTGATGGTGGTGCCAGTGGCTACAAGCTGAATAATGCTGAAGTGCACGGAGatttttcaacatcaacatcaatgGATCCTTCTTCCTATGAATGGGATGCAAATAACTCCCAATCTGATTTTATGGACTCTCTGTTGGAAGCACCTAGCCAGGATTTATTTTGGCTATACAATTAA